The window AAAATTGATAGTGCGCACGTAATACTACGGACCTGCAACTTTACCACTTTAGAGTCGCCAAACTTTACGCTGTATTCTTTCAGCAAGCTAGCCATTTCGCGTTCGTGTTCCTCTTGCAACAGATTCAAGTCATGCAATCGCTTATTTTTCAAAGCCATAAAGTCCTTGTTCATCTTATTTAATTCCTCTTTCAAAATATCATTCTCGTCGGTTAATCTCTTGACGAGATTGCTGTCACCGAGATTTTCGGTGTATCGCATGGGATCGTAAAGTAGCTTTTGAACAGAGTTTGAACAAGACGACACGTGTCCATTCTGATAAACGTTCGAGTTCTGATCGTTTCCTTCGGAACATTTCAAAGTCTGTAACTTTGAATCAGCCGAGGACACCATGGCTCGATTCATCCTCTCAAAATCCGTGCTGCTTTTAACGGATCTCCTATCGTTTAGTAATTTCTCTCGTTCCTTTTGTAATTTTCTGTTAGTCTTCTGTAGCTCCTGCAATTCTTTGCCAACTTTCGACAATGCTTTATCTTTGTTTGCCAGTTCGAATTTCAGTCCACGTATAGTGGCCATAAGATATGCATCATCCTTCAGATTCTGAGACTTTAGATTAACTACTTTATTAACATTAACTGGCTTCTGATCCTTTTTATTATCTTCCTTCTCGAACGAGCCAGCTCTCTCCTCTTTTCTAATAGTTTCTACAGCTCTACTCTCGACAGGTTTCGATATCGTCTGTGTGAACATGTCGTTGTAAATTTTACGATTCTTAATATCAGCCTCGAGTAGTTTCTCCTCCAATTCCATTATCTGCGAACAGTATTTTTCCTTCATGTCGGAAAACTTTTTTTGAAATTCCATCACCTTCTGCTGCGCCAACTGATCCTTTGCTTTTATCTCATTTTCCAAACTTGAAATTCTATCCTCTAGTAGCTTCAATTTTTCTCCACCAATTTTCTCTTGCTCCGAATTAGCCGTCAGTATAAGAGCGGACACAGAATCGGGATTCTTTCTCTTCAATATCCTTTCCATTTCACGTATCTGTCTGTTCAAATCGATGATCTTTTTGCTGTCAAGGATCACCTGATCCTTCAATTTTTGAGTCAACTGTTTCTCACGTTCCACGTGACTTCTGGCTACCTGTAGCTTCTCTTCAAGATTCCCTTCTTTCACTCGCAATTCTAGCAGCTCCTTCTCCAATGGCAGTACGTTTTGCTGAATCTTGTCAAACTGCTGTTTCACGATTCGTAACTGTTCGGTCTTCGAGCTGAGCTTGATCGTCAAATCCTCCAGCTGTTTCTTCAGTTCCAACTCGACGTTGGTTATTGCTTGCAACCGGTCCGTGATGAAATCGTTCTTCGTCCTCAGTTGTTCCTTGAACATCTCCAACTCGTCGTTCAGTAAACTATTCTGCTGGATTAGATCCTCGTTCTTTAACGCGTAGTCCGCGTTCTTCTCTCGAACCTCCGAAATTTCTAGATTCACTTTCAGCCTCTCCTCCTCGAGATCCTTTACTTTATCCGCAAGCTCTTGCATCTTACCAGACTCGAGCGGTGCAGTATTTTTCTGTTTCTGCAATTGCTTCATCTCTTCTTGCATGCTTTTTGTGTCTTGCATCAATTTCTTGTTCTCCGTTTCGTATGCGCGAATCAATTTCTCTTGCTTCTCCAATTCTTTCTCTAAAAGCACGATTTTAGTGTCCTTCTTCGGTTGAAAAGCGTCTACGCGTTTATCATTCAACAACAGTTCGTCGAGCCTTGCCTTTAGAATGATATTTTGCTTTTTCACTGCGAACAATTCTTCCTCAAAAGATACACGCATATTGTCTATttgatttttgtacaatttcacTTCAGCCTCTAGTTGCTGTTTCAAAAGAACATTCTTGTGTCTCTCCTCGCGACACAAGTTCTCCCAATTCGGTGTCACCGAATTGTGTTTTGTATCAccaccagcagcagcagcagcagcagccacAATGGACCGCTTTATATGATTATCTGGCGATTTTATTTGGTACCCTTTATACGTGGAAGACAAAGAGGAAGTAAAACCAACAGTCTTGATAAGATCTTTCTTTGGTTTCGATTTTGGTTTTACTTTTGCTTTTGCTTTTGCTTTTGGAAGTACCCTGGTCTTGGAAGGAAGCCTCGTTACGATAGGCTTAACAGTACTTGACTTCGATATCGGGGATCGTCTGCTGCTCGTCAGATTACCGATGGCAGGATTTTTCACGGTATCCGAAGATTTAGCTACCTTCAAGTTTTCTACGGACGTTCGAAACGGTGTTGTCTTACAGATCTGATCGTAACTTTTTgactttgaaaatttgatttcttttttttgcgtCTTACTGCTCGACGATGCGTTAACTGGATGCGATAGTAGTCGTTGAGTAGTCGTTGCGATACCGCTGCTTTTGATCTCAGTATTGGAAGTAGTTTTGCGTACGGTCGTTTTCACATGCGTCCCCCCGTCGCATTCTACTGACTTTTCGGCTAACAATTTTGGGATTGCATCCGCAAACAATTCTAATCGTGGCGTAAGCCCAACCGTGTAAAGTTCTTCCTTAGACGTACCtgttttctttatatccttcGACACGATTACACGATCCTTACACGATgatgtttcatactttttattattcgtCGTAAGCTTCGATTCGCTTTTCCTCTTACCGCTACTAACACTGACTGACCGTTTACGATCTTGGTCGCTCGAATTGCCATccgtttcaataatttcatcCTCTAATTTTCGATCGCTTGTTTTAGGCAGTTCTTTCTCTAAAATAtcggaaatttctttttctggAAATTCCGGACTTTTCTCGTTCAACGATACTTTTTCCAAAACGGAGACTTGTTTGTCCGAAGATTTTAAAAGAGTTTCGTGGGTAGGatttgattcttcttcttcttcttcttcttctccctttTTATCGCTTTGCCCTtgtaaaagttttaaaaaatgcGAAAAATCTTCTTGCCCGAAACTCGAACTACCCGACATACCACCACCCTCGGCCCTTTCTTTCGATTTTCTTAACAAATCTTCAAAAAAATCTTTATCTACATCAGTTATTTCTTTCTGTAAATTATCTTTATCCGATAATTCTATCTTTCTTATACTATTTATTAGTTCTTCCGACTTGGAATGCCTTTCAATCGGATCATCTAAATCTGAACTACTCGACACTTCCATCTTCTGTTCTTCGAACCTTCTTCTTTGGAGTTCCAAAGTTTTCGGGGCCTTTAAACAATTGACATTTTCGTAGAGTATATCGAAACCAGGACTATCGtcgctttttttttcgtttttcggACTCCTTCTTATCTTTTCTGTCTCCTTATGCACTTCTTCTTCTATCAGCTGAAAAATGTCAGCTTCCAGCTGCCTGACCCTACCGAGGCTTTCTACATCCTCACCGATATTTTCAGGTACTAAAGTATCAGATTTTGATCCACTTTTCGATAAACTACTACTATTTTTTCGTACAAGTTTTTCAGCTTCTTCTAACAATTCTTCgacagatttttcttcttccgtGGAATTCTTAACGCAAGTCTTTGATTTCGTACGATCTGCAGCTGAATTGGGGCTTAGAGCACCAGCGATCTTACTCATTTCTTCCAAGATGCTACCTATATCTTCGTCTGTTGCATCTGTACAAACGATTTTCAACATTGTTATACATTTCAAAAGCAATCAGTCGACAATAAACGTTGAATAATTCTTATGAAAATACCAACTTTCAAAATCGGATGGGTATTTGTCAAAAGCTGCAGAAGCTAAGATATCGCACAAAGTATCGTCTCTGTCTTTCATCTCTAATTCGCTTTTATGCATAGCCTGCACAAAATGAAACAAGAAAATGTAACGTGTGTctctgttgaaaattttaattacataaaagCAAAAGTACTCTACGCATCTTACTTTACACATCTTTTCTTTCTCAAGAAATTCTTTCATAGAAGAACTAACATCCGGCGATATGGACGGGGACTGTTTTGTCTTTGCTTCTACCGGAACATTAGGAACATCCAGGCAGGTATCTGGCTTCTTCAACCACCATTGTTCTTCCTTCTGATCGTTATCATTCTTTTCATCCGGCTCAGATTTCTTCGACACTTTGGGCCTTTCTTTTATTCTAATAGAATTTTCATCCACGCTAAGACTAATCGATGTACCCAAAGTATCGTCTTCGGACTTTGAGATCAACtgcagaaatgaaatgaaacatgtGTATGAAATTGTACTTCTccagaagaaaaaatatagaaatttcattattg of the Osmia lignaria lignaria isolate PbOS001 chromosome 7, iyOsmLign1, whole genome shotgun sequence genome contains:
- the LOC117609496 gene encoding uncharacterized protein LOC117609496 isoform X1, translated to MSSNSKKSPRYEDLISKSEDDTLGTSISLSVDENSIRIKERPKVSKKSEPDEKNDNDQKEEQWWLKKPDTCLDVPNVPVEAKTKQSPSISPDVSSSMKEFLEKEKMCKAMHKSELEMKDRDDTLCDILASAAFDKYPSDFENATDEDIGSILEEMSKIAGALSPNSAADRTKSKTCVKNSTEEEKSVEELLEEAEKLVRKNSSSLSKSGSKSDTLVPENIGEDVESLGRVRQLEADIFQLIEEEVHKETEKIRRSPKNEKKSDDSPGFDILYENVNCLKAPKTLELQRRRFEEQKMEVSSSSDLDDPIERHSKSEELINSIRKIELSDKDNLQKEITDVDKDFFEDLLRKSKERAEGGGMSGSSSFGQEDFSHFLKLLQGQSDKKGEEEEEEEESNPTHETLLKSSDKQVSVLEKVSLNEKSPEFPEKEISDILEKELPKTSDRKLEDEIIETDGNSSDQDRKRSVSVSSGKRKSESKLTTNNKKYETSSCKDRVIVSKDIKKTGTSKEELYTVGLTPRLELFADAIPKLLAEKSVECDGGTHVKTTVRKTTSNTEIKSSGIATTTQRLLSHPVNASSSSKTQKKEIKFSKSKSYDQICKTTPFRTSVENLKVAKSSDTVKNPAIGNLTSSRRSPISKSSTVKPIVTRLPSKTRVLPKAKAKAKVKPKSKPKKDLIKTVGFTSSLSSTYKGYQIKSPDNHIKRSIVAAAAAAAGGDTKHNSVTPNWENLCREERHKNVLLKQQLEAEVKLYKNQIDNMRVSFEEELFAVKKQNIILKARLDELLLNDKRVDAFQPKKDTKIVLLEKELEKQEKLIRAYETENKKLMQDTKSMQEEMKQLQKQKNTAPLESGKMQELADKVKDLEEERLKVNLEISEVREKNADYALKNEDLIQQNSLLNDELEMFKEQLRTKNDFITDRLQAITNVELELKKQLEDLTIKLSSKTEQLRIVKQQFDKIQQNVLPLEKELLELRVKEGNLEEKLQVARSHVEREKQLTQKLKDQVILDSKKIIDLNRQIREMERILKRKNPDSVSALILTANSEQEKIGGEKLKLLEDRISSLENEIKAKDQLAQQKVMEFQKKFSDMKEKYCSQIMELEEKLLEADIKNRKIYNDMFTQTISKPVESRAVETIRKEERAGSFEKEDNKKDQKPVNVNKVVNLKSQNLKDDAYLMATIRGLKFELANKDKALSKVGKELQELQKTNRKLQKEREKLLNDRRSVKSSTDFERMNRAMVSSADSKLQTLKCSEGNDQNSNVYQNGHVSSCSNSVQKLLYDPMRYTENLGDSNLVKRLTDENDILKEELNKMNKDFMALKNKRLHDLNLLQEEHEREMASLLKEYSVKFGDSKVVKLQSQINTQLAVISHLKQQIEKLKDCKEQMVVLKAERDHLENRVKTLNEKVKYLSTPSTEQLQLLQDKITILQQRHESREMTLQSLVRDLLRNRTQCKDCKNEKGKNRQLCYFRQELDHILGMLQEIANVH
- the LOC117609496 gene encoding uncharacterized protein LOC117609496 isoform X3, whose product is MSSNSKKSPRYEDLISKSEDDTLGTSISLSVDENSIRIKERPKVSKKSEPDEKNDNDQKEEQWWLKKPDTCLDVPNVPVEAKTKQSPSISPDVSSSMKEFLEKEKMCKAMHKSELEMKDRDDTLCDILASAAFDKYPSDFENATDEDIGSILEEMSKIAGALSPNSAADRTKSKTCVKNSTEEEKSVEELLEEAEKLVRKNSSSLSKSGSKSDTLVPENIGEDVESLGRVRQLEADIFQLIEEEVHKETEKIRRSPKNEKKSDDSPGFDILYENVNCLKAPKTLELQRRRFEEQKMEVSSSSDLDDPIERHSKSEELINSIRKIELSDKDNLQKEITDVDKDFFEDLLRKSKERAEGGGMSGSSSFGQEDFSHFLKLLQGQSDKKGEEEEEEEESNPTHETLLKSSDKQVSVLEKVSLNEKSPEFPEKEISDILEKELPKTSDRKLEDEIIETDGNSSDQDRKRSVSVSSGKRKSESKLTTNNKKYETSSCKDRVIVSKDIKKTGTSKEELYTVGLTPRLELFADAIPKLLAEKSVECDGGTHVKTTVRKTTSNTEIKSSGIATTTQRLLSHPVNASSSSKTQKKEIKFSKSKSYDQICKTTPFRTSVENLKVAKSSDTVKNPAIGNLTSSRRSPISKSSTVKPIVTRLPSKTRVLPKAKAKAKVKPKSKPKKDLIKTVGFTSSLSSTYKGYQIKSPDNHIKRSIVAAAAAAAGGDTKHNSVTPNWENLCREERHKNVLLKQQLEAEVKLYKNQIDNMRVSFEEELFAVKKQNIILKARLDELLLNDKRVDAFQPKKDTKIVLLEKELEKQEKLIRAYETENKKLMQDTKSMQEEMKQLQKQKNTAPLESGKMQELADKVKDLEEERLKVNLEISEVREKNADYALKNEDLIQQNSLLNDELEMFKEQLRTKNDFITDRLQAITNVELELKKQLEDLTIKLSSKTEQLRIVKQQFDKIQQNVLPLEKELLELRVKEGNLEEKLQVARSHVEREKQLTQKLKDQVILDSKKIIDLNRQIREMERILKRKNPDSVSALILTANSEQEKIGGEKLKLLEDRISSLENEIKAKDQLAQQKVMEFQKKFSDMKEKYCSQIMELEEKLLEADIKNRKIYNDMFTQTISKPVESRAVETIRKEERAGSFEKEDNKKDQKPVNVNKVVNLKSQNLKDDAYLMATIRGLKFELANKDKALSKVGKELQELQKTNRKLQKEREKLLNDRRSVKSSTDFERMNRAMVSSADSKLQTLKCSEGNDQNSNVYQNGHVSSCSNSVQKLLYDPMRYTENLGDSNLVKRLTDENDILKEELNKMNKDFMALKNKRLHDLNLLQEEHEREMASLLKEYSVKFGDSKVVKLQSQINTQLAVISHLKQQIEKLKDCKEQMVVLKAERDHLENRVKTLNEKVKYLSTPVRNAGYTVSNTDCGRKVAI
- the LOC117609496 gene encoding uncharacterized protein LOC117609496 isoform X2, giving the protein MSSNSKKSPRYEDLISKSEDDTLGTSISLSVDENSIRIKERPKVSKKSEPDEKNDNDQKEEQWWLKKPDTCLDVPNVPVEAKTKQSPSISPDVSSSMKEFLEKEKMCKAMHKSELEMKDRDDTLCDILASAAFDKYPSDFENATDEDIGSILEEMSKIAGALSPNSAADRTKSKTCVKNSTEEEKSVEELLEEAEKLVRKNSSSLSKSGSKSDTLVPENIGEDVESLGRVRQLEADIFQLIEEEVHKETEKIRRSPKNEKKSDDSPGFDILYENVNCLKAPKTLELQRRRFEEQKMEVSSSSDLDDPIERHSKSEELINSIRKIELSDKDNLQKEITDVDKDFFEDLLRKSKERAEGGGMSGSSSFGQEDFSHFLKLLQGQSDKKGEEEEEEEESNPTHETLLKSSDKQVSVLEKVSLNEKSPEFPEKEISDILEKELPKTSDRKLEDEIIETDGNSSDQDRKRSVSVSSGKRKSESKLTTNNKKYETSSCKDRVIVSKDIKKTGTSKEELYTVGLTPRLELFADAIPKLLAEKSVECDGGTHVKTTVRKTTSNTEIKSSGIATTTQRLLSHPVNASSSSKTQKKEIKFSKSKSYDQICKTTPFRTSVENLKVAKSSDTVKNPAIGNLTSSRRSPISKSSTVKPIVTRLPSKTRVLPKAKAKAKVKPKSKPKKDLIKTVGFTSSLSSTYKGYQIKSPDNHIKRSIVAAAAAAAGGDTKHNSVTPNWENLCREERHKNVLLKQQLEAEVKLYKNQIDNMRVSFEEELFAVKKQNIILKARLDELLLNDKRVDAFQPKKDTKIVLLEKELEKQEKLIRAYETENKKLMQDTKSMQEEMKQLQKQKNTAPLESGKMQELADKVKDLEEERLKVNLEISEVREKNADYALKNEDLIQQNSLLNDELEMFKEQLRTKNDFITDRLQAITNVELELKKQLEDLTIKLSSKTEQLRIVKQQFDKIQQNVLPLEKELLELRVKEGNLEEKLQVARSHVEREKQLTQKLKDQVILDSKKIIDLNRQIREMERILKRKNPDSVSALILTANSEQEKIGGEKLKLLEDRISSLENEIKAKDQLAQQKVMEFQKKFSDMKEKYCSQIMELEEKLLEADIKNRKIYNDMFTQTISKPVESRAVETIRKEERAGSFEKEDNKKDQKPVNVNKVVNLKSQNLKDDAYLMATIRGLKFELANKDKALSKVGKELQELQKTNRKLQKEREKLLNDRRSVKSSTDFERMNRAMVSSADSKLQTLKCSEGNDQNSNVYQNGHVSSCSNSVQKLLYDPMRYTENLGDSNLVKRLTDENDILKEELNKMNKDFMALKNKRLHDLNLLQEEHEREMASLLKEYSVKFGDSKVSQINTQLAVISHLKQQIEKLKDCKEQMVVLKAERDHLENRVKTLNEKVKYLSTPSTEQLQLLQDKITILQQRHESREMTLQSLVRDLLRNRTQCKDCKNEKGKNRQLCYFRQELDHILGMLQEIANVH